The genomic segment TATGAAGAAATTATATATTATATTACTTTTATTTACCAGCACAGCATTTTATAAATGTTACGGACAAATAGACACTATACCCAATGGTGGCTTTGAGCACTGGGAAGGACAGCAGAATTGTCAATATTATATCCCCAAACCCTGGGAAAACTATTGCACAGATTATACAGGATTTATATTTACACATTTACTTCCTCATTCCTTTGAGCCATATAAAGACACAGCTACTTTATATCTTTTTTCACCTAATGATAAATCTCCCAACTTTGTAGAACAAACTTTCATCATACATTCCCGTCCAAAGGCATTTAGTATGATTGCTGGCTATAACTCTGGTATTAAAATAGCTGGGTTCAATGTTGTGATATTGATGTTAAAAGGGAAAGATACAGTAGCATATAATAACGAAAGCTCTGACCCAAAATATTACCGTTATTTAGGAGATACAGTATTGCCATTTGACTTTATTTTCCCAATTAAATACTATAATAATAATATACCTGATTATTGTTATATTAGACTAAATTCTGTTTCTAGACAATATACAAACTTTACTAAAGGCGGAGGTACCTTATACGCAGATAATGTAAAATTTCTTGATACTGTTATGGAAAAAGGCGTTTGGCATCCTGATACAACAACACATAATGATACAACCACCCATACAGATACTACAAAACACACTTCTATATATTATACTGCCGCACCCCCGCCACAACTTACTGTATGGCCCAACCCATCAAGTGGCGAAGTGTCTTTTAGTTTCAAAGCAACAGGCAACGGGTTATATACTTTAACTATATATGATATCACAGGCCGTTTGGTTTCTACACCCATCAAACAAACCCTGCAAACAGGCAGCGATACCAAAGCCAATTGGGACTGCCCCAACTGCAACAGCGGCATATATACTTATATATTGCAAAGCCCTAGTGGTGTGCAAGCGGGCAAGGTGGTTTTGGTGAAGTAGAACTATCTATTACATCATGTCCACGACAATAATTGTTGGGAGGATAATAGGATAATTTTTGGCCACCCATTAGACCTTTTTAATAATCGCAAAGCACAAACCTTCTTACAATAACGTAACTAAACAATTGAAAGATATTTTAAAATACAGCAGTGATAGTTGAATAAATAACAGCATCCAAAAAGCAGTCGCTATGCATAAGCTACCGAGAATAAACGCAAGGAGGTAGCAGAAATAGGCTGATATTTATACAACGGTTTTTGCGAGGGGTTTCCCCGAAGGAAAAAATCATCTTTGTATTTTAAAACACTTTTGCTTACTTTTTGTGTAAAAAGTAAGGTCCTCGTGGCGAACGAGGCGACAAATAAAGCATTACAGTATTTTCGCTCCTAATATAATACCACTTGTAGGAATGCGTTAACGGTATAATGTAGCGACAACACAAGAATACAGGCTAAGATATTATGTATTATGCATTGAAATAAACATATACCCAATTTTCGAATTATGTAAGAGTTCTTTTACATAATTGCACTGACCGTACTATATTTGTCTCTTTAAAAAGATAAATTAAATGCTCTCCATCATCATCCCAGTATATAATAAAATAGAAATCACTATTTCTTGCATTCAAAAAAACATAATACACTGTGAGCAAAAATCAGAATGGATTATTATAGACAATAACTCCGATGAAGCTACCAAAGCAGGTTTGCTGCAATTGAAAAAATTTGCCGAAGAGAAAAATCATACATTTACTATCATACATGAAACAGAAAATACAGGTACCGCCCGTGCTTGGAACACAGGACTAGCTAAAGCCACAGGAACTTATATAGTAATTTTGAACAATGATTGTGTACTGATGCC from the Bacteroidota bacterium genome contains:
- a CDS encoding T9SS type A sorting domain-containing protein, whose translation is MKKLYIILLLFTSTAFYKCYGQIDTIPNGGFEHWEGQQNCQYYIPKPWENYCTDYTGFIFTHLLPHSFEPYKDTATLYLFSPNDKSPNFVEQTFIIHSRPKAFSMIAGYNSGIKIAGFNVVILMLKGKDTVAYNNESSDPKYYRYLGDTVLPFDFIFPIKYYNNNIPDYCYIRLNSVSRQYTNFTKGGGTLYADNVKFLDTVMEKGVWHPDTTTHNDTTTHTDTTKHTSIYYTAAPPPQLTVWPNPSSGEVSFSFKATGNGLYTLTIYDITGRLVSTPIKQTLQTGSDTKANWDCPNCNSGIYTYILQSPSGVQAGKVVLVK